GGGCACGATGCTCGATCGGCTGGGGGACGAGTGGGGACTCGTGCTGGCTCCCGAGGGGACCGCGTTCGCCGACCGTTCGCTTCCTCCGGAGTTCCGGGAGCGGACCTATCGGCGTTACCGGGTGGTGCATCCGTTGCCGGTGTGGCTCACCCGGGCGGTCGCCTGGTTCGAGCAGCCCGGCACGGGGCTGCGCTACCGCACGACGCACCCGATCGCCGAACTGGTGGCCTTGGGCCTGCTGGCCGATCCGGCCGTCGGAGCCGAAATGGAGACTGAGGCCCAACACGAGGATGTCTCCGGACAGGAAGTTTCGTCCGGTGGTGTCGATGTTGCCGGGCGGAACGACACGTCCGAACAGGACGAAGCGGCTGACTCCGAAACGACGGAACGGACGGTGCGGATTCATAGTGAGGACACGGGCGTCGAGGTGAGCTCGATGAGCGGTTCCGCCGAGACGCCCCGCTGATGCTCGCCGCTGTGTCGACGCTGGAACAGTTCTTCCGCGTTCCCAGCGCCGAACCACAGCCACTCTCGCAACCTGACCACCCGCGGGTTCTCCCGTGCGGCGTCGATTTCTCGCGAAATCGTCGTGCCGGTGGGGGAGGTGTGGCTCGGGCGGTGTCGATTTCTCGCGAAATCGTCGTGCCGGTGGGGGAGGTGTGGCTCGGGCGGTGTCGATTTCTCGCGAAATCGTCGTGCCGGTGGGGGAGGTGTGGCTCGGGCGGTGTCGATTTCTCGCGAAATCGCCGCGACGTTGCGCCGGGGACTCCGGTGCGTGAGGCGGATGCATTGCAAGGCCGGGTCGCCTCGCAGCGTAGGTCGCTACTCAAGAGCGGCCCAACGCAGCAAGGCGCCGCCTCACGTGCCGGCTACCCGACCACGCACGCAACTACAGCTGTGAACTCCAAGGAGGCCGTGTGAATTCCGAATCCGTGCTGGGATGGCTGGAGGCGATGGGAGTGCCACCGCGGGTGGTTTCCGTCGCGGCCGAGCGCGACGACGCTTGGTGCCTGCTGCGGGACGACTCCGAAGGACAACAGGTCTGGGACGTGTTCTGGCGTGAGCAGGGCAACCGCTACGACTGGGCGCGGTTCTCGGACGAACGGGTGGCTTGTTTCTACCTGTTCGGGCGGTTGACCTGGACCCAGGCGCTGCGGGGCGCGGTCGGCCCGCTCGACTCCGGCAGCACACCGCCCAGGGGAGTCCCGATCCCCGGTGGCTCCGCTGATCCCGGCAGCGCTTCTTCGGGGTCCGGTAGCGCTTCTTCGGGACCTGGCAGCGCTTCTTCGGGCTCCGGCAGCGGCTCCCCTGATGCGAGCAACGGTCCGGCGACCCCGGCCACCGGCAACACCTCGGCCGACCCCGACTCCGGGAGTTCCCACCGGGATACTTCCGGAACCGAGCAGGGCACCGCCGGGTCGGAACGGCACACCTCGGGCGAATGAGCACTCCCCGTCCGCGCGGCGATTTCGCGAGAAATTGACACCCGCCCGGCCGATGCGTCTCCTCCTGGAACGGTTCCGAAAACGAGTGTACGATCGTCCGCTCCGATGGGTAGGCTGCCGCGCATGACCGTTGCCGCACCATCCCGACCCACGCAGGTCGAGCGGCGGGCTCGCGTGGCCGTGGCCGTGCTGTTCTTCACCAACGGAGCGCTGTTCGCCAACCTGCTGCCGAGGTTTCCGCAGATCAAGGCGGATCTCGGACTCGGCAACACCGCCTACGGGGTGGCTGTCGTGGCGTTCCCGATGGGGGCCATCGTCGCCGGTCTGGCCGCAGGGGTGGCCGTCCGGCGGCTGGGTTCCGCGCGGGTGGCGGTCGCGGGCACCCTGCTGACCGCGGTGGGAATCCTGGTCGCGGGAACGGCGGGTTCGGTCGCGATGTTCGCGGGAGCACTGCTTCTCGCCGGTGCGATGGATTCGTTGACCGATGTCGCGCAGAACGCCCACGGATTGCGGGTGCAGCGCCGCTACGGACGCTCCATCATCAACTCGTTCCACGCCGTCTGGTCCATCGGGGCAGTGACCGGCGGATCCATGGCCGCCGCCGCAATGGCGCTCGGGCTCTCGCGGGGGCAACACCTGGCGATCTCGGCGGCGGTGTTCGTGCTCGCGGCCTGTGCCGCTTGGATGCTCTGCCTGCCCGGGCCCGACGACGAATCCATCCCGGGAGCCGATGCCGACCTCGGGGAGGCGGGACGGGCGGAGCGCGTGCTCCCGGGGCGGCGCATCGCGTTCGTGCTGGCAGCACTCGTCGTCATCGCCATGGCCGGAACACTCGTCGAGGACGCGGGCAACTCCTGGGCCACGCTCTACCTCTCCGAATCGCTGCACGCGCCCGCGACATTGGCGGCCCAGGGCTACGTGGCGCTGGTTGCGGCCCAGTTTGTCGGCCGCATCCTCGGTGATCGGCTCGTCGGACGGTTCGGGCAGCGCACCGTGGCCCGTTCCGGTGGTCTGATCACCGCAGTCGGTATGGGCCTGGCGCTGGCTGTGCCGACCGTGCCCGGCACGGTCCTCGGCTTCGCCGCCGCCGGGTTCGGGGTGGCGACGCTGGTGCCCGCCGCGATGCACGAGGCCGACGAGTTGCCCGGACTCAAGCAGGGTTCGGGGTTGACCGTCGTTTCCTGGCTCATGCGGCTGGGCTTCCTGCTGTCCCCGCCGCTGGTCGGCGTGGTCGCCGATACGGCAGGTCTCCGGGTGGGGCTGCTGGTCGTGCCGCTGGCCGGGGTGCTCGTGCTGTTGTTCGCGGGAGTGTTGAGCAACCGGCGCGCCTGAGCCGTGACCGGTAGATGCTCCGATTCGGGCTTTCCGGATCGCACCGGAGCGTACGATCGTACGCATGCCGAGTGGCTACTTCGCGGACGATCCGCGCACGAATCTCGAACGCATGGCGGCCGGGGACCTGTATATCGCCGACGACCCCGAGTTCGGCCGCAGGCAGCGGCGGGCAGTACGGCTGGCCGCCCGCTACCAGGCCGCCTACGTCGAGGATCCGGACGCGGCGCGGCCGATCCTCGCCGAACTGCTCGGCTCGGTGGGCGATGAGGTGCACCTGCGGCCACCACTGCACGTGGACTACGGCAGCAACATCACGATCGGGGCGCGCAGCTTCGTCAACTACAACCTCACCGCACTGGACGTCGCGTCGATCACCATCGGCGAGGACTGCCAGCTCGGTCCGGGGGTGCAGCTGCTCACCCCGACGCACCCGCTGGAACCACGGCCCCGGCGCGACAAGCTGGAGGCGGCGAGCCCGATCACCATCGGCGACAATGTGTGGCTCG
This portion of the Actinopolyspora lacussalsi genome encodes:
- a CDS encoding hypothetical protein (product_source=Hypo-rule applied); this encodes MNSESVLGWLEAMGVPPRVVSVAAERDDAWCLLRDDSEGQQVWDVFWREQGNRYDWARFSDERVACFYLFGRLTWTQALRGAVGPLDSGSTPPRGVPIPGGSADPGSASSGSGSASSGPGSASSGSGSGSPDASNGPATPATGNTSADPDSGSSHRDTSGTEQGTAGSERHTSGE
- a CDS encoding maltose O-acetyltransferase (product_source=KO:K00661; cath_funfam=2.160.10.10; cog=COG0110; ko=KO:K00661; pfam=PF00132,PF12464,PF14602; smart=SM01266; superfamily=51161), with protein sequence MPSGYFADDPRTNLERMAAGDLYIADDPEFGRRQRRAVRLAARYQAAYVEDPDAARPILAELLGSVGDEVHLRPPLHVDYGSNITIGARSFVNYNLTALDVASITIGEDCQLGPGVQLLTPTHPLEPRPRRDKLEAASPITIGDNVWLGGGCIVLPGVTIGENSVIGAGAVVTRDVPADVVALGNPAREVRNL
- a CDS encoding MFS family permease (product_source=COG0477; cath_funfam=1.20.1250.20; cog=COG0477; pfam=PF07690; superfamily=103473; transmembrane_helix_parts=Inside_1_18,TMhelix_19_41,Outside_42_50,TMhelix_51_73,Inside_74_84,TMhelix_85_107,Outside_108_144,TMhelix_145_167,Inside_168_220,TMhelix_221_238,Outside_239_252,TMhelix_253_275,Inside_276_294,TMhelix_295_317,Outside_318_374,TMhelix_375_397,Inside_398_402), coding for MTVAAPSRPTQVERRARVAVAVLFFTNGALFANLLPRFPQIKADLGLGNTAYGVAVVAFPMGAIVAGLAAGVAVRRLGSARVAVAGTLLTAVGILVAGTAGSVAMFAGALLLAGAMDSLTDVAQNAHGLRVQRRYGRSIINSFHAVWSIGAVTGGSMAAAAMALGLSRGQHLAISAAVFVLAACAAWMLCLPGPDDESIPGADADLGEAGRAERVLPGRRIAFVLAALVVIAMAGTLVEDAGNSWATLYLSESLHAPATLAAQGYVALVAAQFVGRILGDRLVGRFGQRTVARSGGLITAVGMGLALAVPTVPGTVLGFAAAGFGVATLVPAAMHEADELPGLKQGSGLTVVSWLMRLGFLLSPPLVGVVADTAGLRVGLLVVPLAGVLVLLFAGVLSNRRA